The DNA sequence AGCCTATGAATATTGTTGTTCTAGAATCTATTTCAGGAGCAGATACCTCTTTGAGACTCCATAAACCTTCAAGGGCACTCATTAAAAAGGGCTCTCCAATGTCCAATGTATTACCTACTAGAGGCAGATCGACTGCAAACCGGTAGCGCTGTCTAAATATGGTTTTTGTTTCTAAAATACGTTGTTCTGCTCTAAATCGATGCCTTAGCCTAATTTTATTAATTTTTTTGGAGGCGCTAAATTGTTCCATAAATCGCAATTCATCACTTCCTGTTTCAAAAAAGGCTCTATTTCTGTAATAGGCTCCAAGACTTAGTTTATGTTTGGAGTTTATATTGTAAGTTGAAAAATGAAAAACATCTAATTGCTGCTGTTTATACTGAAGTTCGTTTATGTTGTATAAAAAATAACGACTTCTAAAAGCAAAATTTACATTGTATTTTTTTGAAACTTTATGATTTAATGAAAGTGCAGATTCTCCAATGCCTATAAGCGTATTTTGAGAAAAAGCATTAAAAGTTAAAAAAAACAGTAATATGTAAGGGTAATTTTTGATAGAATAGATATTTAAAATAAGAAACTAAATATTGTGTAAAATTATGAAAATTAAACTTGATGGTATCTAAAACAATTAATTTCATGATCATTTACCATACCTGTAGCTTGCATATGCGCATATACAACTGTGGGGCCCACAAATTTAAACCCTCGTTTCTTTAAGTCCTTACTTATAATATTGCTAACAGTGGTAGATGCGGGAGCATTTTTGTAATTTTTAAGAGTATTCTTTATGGGTTTTCCATCTACAAACCCCCATATATATTTGCTAAAACTTCCAAATTCTTCTTGAATTTTTATAAAAGCTATAGCATTGGTAATGGTTGCATATATTTTAAGTTTATTTCTAATAATACCTGCATCTAGAAGTAAAGTATCAATTTTATTTTGCTTATAACGGGCTATTTTTTTATAGTCAAAATCATCAAAGGCTTTTCTGAAATTTTCACGTTTTCGTAATATCGTAATCCAACTTAATCCAGCTTGAAAGGTTTCTAAAATTAAAAATTCAAAAATCGTATTATCATCATGAACGGGTACGCCCCACTCCGTATCGTGGTAGGTTTCGTATAAAGGATCGCCTATGCACCAACCACATCTGTGCTTTTTATTCATAAGTTTTGTAAGGTTAAAAGTAAAAGTATGACAAAAATCATCTTAATTAAAATTAGTAGCGAGTAAATTTGTTTTGTCTTATTTTACTTAGAAAATATAAGCCTATGGATTCTATCATAAAAAAAAGTTTAGAGAAAAGTATAAATTATCAAGAATATCGAAATTTGTTAACACATTTATCTGAAACTAATAGTGCTACGGGGTTTGAAATAACGGAAGATTTAGTGAATTATACTAAACTGAATGATAGGCGTATGAAACGATGGGATAAAACGGTTAAAGTATCTAATGCCGATAAGAATATTATCTCAGAATTTAAACAAAAAATTACGTGGTTAGTGATTACTGAAAGTTGGTGTGGAGATGCTGCGCATGTATTGCCTGTTTTAAATAAAGTAGCTGAGCTAAGTGATTATATAAACCTTAGGGTAGTACTTCGAGATGAAAATCCAGAATTAATGAATGCGTTTTTAACAAATGGAAGCAAATCTATTCCTAAACTGATTATGATAGATGATGCTACAGGAGATGTATTAAATACGTATGGTCCTAGGCCAAGCGAAGCAGCCAGTTATGTTAAAAGATTTAAAGCGAAAAATGGTACTTTAACACCAGAATTTAAAGAAGATTTACAACACTGGTACAATAAAGACAAAGGTCAAAATATTATTAAAGATCTTATTCAATTATTGTATAAATATCAATCTAATGTTTACCAATAAAATAAAAAGTAATAGAGCCTAATTGCGATTTTTTTGAAGCATCTTCACTAAATTGAGCTTCTTTGGCGTATTCCATTGCATGTTCAATTAAGCATTCATTTGACGATGTTGAAGATGTGTTTAGATAAGTTTTAGTTACCTTTCCTTTTTCATTTACAGTAATGTTAATAACAATTTTTCCTCCTTCTTCGCATAAATAAATTGGGGTTGGTAAAAAACGATGAGTTCTATCCTTTAAAGAATAATGCATTGTGCTTTTCTTGTTTACACGCTCGGCTTTTTGTTGCTTCAATAATTCATTTACTTTGCTAAAAGAAGATAAGTCTTCTTCGTTTATAGCAGGTGTGGTTGTTGGCTTTTTTTTGTAACTGTATGGACTTTCTCCTTCGTTACCAGTATGCTCATCTGGTTTTGGAAATTCGTAATCTTCTGGAGGTGCAATGGGTTTATATGCTTGTGCAAAATGTTTGGTTTTCTGCGT is a window from the Pseudalgibacter alginicilyticus genome containing:
- a CDS encoding DUF2490 domain-containing protein is translated as MLNIYSIKNYPYILLFFLTFNAFSQNTLIGIGESALSLNHKVSKKYNVNFAFRSRYFLYNINELQYKQQQLDVFHFSTYNINSKHKLSLGAYYRNRAFFETGSDELRFMEQFSASKKINKIRLRHRFRAEQRILETKTIFRQRYRFAVDLPLVGNTLDIGEPFLMSALEGLWSLKEVSAPEIDSRTTIFIGWQLAKTLKFQTGLEHRFEALNISAKNYLFLLTSAILKI
- a CDS encoding DNA-3-methyladenine glycosylase I; the protein is MNKKHRCGWCIGDPLYETYHDTEWGVPVHDDNTIFEFLILETFQAGLSWITILRKRENFRKAFDDFDYKKIARYKQNKIDTLLLDAGIIRNKLKIYATITNAIAFIKIQEEFGSFSKYIWGFVDGKPIKNTLKNYKNAPASTTVSNIISKDLKKRGFKFVGPTVVYAHMQATGMVNDHEINCFRYHQV
- a CDS encoding thioredoxin family protein; translated protein: MDSIIKKSLEKSINYQEYRNLLTHLSETNSATGFEITEDLVNYTKLNDRRMKRWDKTVKVSNADKNIISEFKQKITWLVITESWCGDAAHVLPVLNKVAELSDYINLRVVLRDENPELMNAFLTNGSKSIPKLIMIDDATGDVLNTYGPRPSEAASYVKRFKAKNGTLTPEFKEDLQHWYNKDKGQNIIKDLIQLLYKYQSNVYQ